A portion of the Osmia lignaria lignaria isolate PbOS001 chromosome 15, iyOsmLign1, whole genome shotgun sequence genome contains these proteins:
- the Kank gene encoding KN motif and ankyrin repeat domain-containing protein 2 kank isoform X4: MGVKNFIMKRIPFCKMKAKRKYHGTNTATPVQNNAQPEHGADFDNASVGSGNSNLSTGALQNIREQMAASLERMKELEEQVKAIPMLQVQVSVLKEEKRNLLRRVDELNSCNETLHRHRSQSFSEQRASMRNLKNAAAPTRDAGTMCGVMTRDVGVSHQQVRTRDIGMVTSTPIKQSLQRSRLQIEEIVPEIKDRSTLFDSTSSSFDRLYSRDSWRSTLTRSQLMYEEIAPETKARNRLIRSPLQVESIPPISPKLVRDARKYRDIGVNTRNKLKDLVHSRFVIEDISPEVKKEVRKRSIGTATSLNMKDVLTNEDVTVIVDDALRIYKSSLFKDTASRGSQCTLDQVKMIEKRDQFTQIAEPFRMRTNVGVMVKPRVSEIGIEVRTGPGTRSIAVGPDPLATQSLSLHSLNSRSHSFNYGESNVKRKSTKSVGVMVDDLIRTTVKSTDTSGLAPKKREFGTSPIKKKFTDVSVGESVKPHISISCAANYCDNCKETIKNLAKQIVNNAENNMNHQNTQNLVSRIPRPSHIPLNNSADQRRQFKRQDTYTKIPAAGVIRYDVDNKEHYDNSNRIQQLQGEKGKDEKSEDIYTGEKQADNEEKHELPESALFQPIQEKPRKKVEPTKEMQAAMKVLNDSLKKSPSKNISHQMKNAINIIQQEWFKISSTVNANPLEVEDYLDCFEECSSCLLEYIVNMTDSSGNTAMHYAVSHGNFDVVSILLDSKVCDINKANVAGYTAVMLAALAEVRNSTHASVANRLFQLADVNIRAKLHGQTALMLAVSHGRKDMTQLLLDAGAAVNIQDEDGSTALMCAAEHGHTDIVRLLLAHPDCDPSIVDIDGSSALKIALEAGNRDIGVLLYAHERVNRGTSPYSSMRRSSRRGSKPTTPTGPSPSAPVSPAPSRRVHSSTTSLNTSKYSSK, from the exons ATGGGGGTGaagaattttataatgaagagGATACCCTTCTGCAAGATGAAGGCGAAGAGGAAGTATC aTGGAACGAACACCGCGACTCCGGTGCAGAACAACGCGCAACCGGAACACGGGGCGGATTTTGACAACGCCAGCGTTGGTAGCGGAAACTCGAATCTCAGCACGGGCGCGCTACAG AACATCAGAGAGCAAATGGCAGCCTCGTTGGAACGGATGAAGGAGCTTGAGGAACAGGTCAAGGCGATTCCCATGTTACAG GTGCAAGTATCGGTGCTGAAAGAGGAGAAGCGGAATCTGCTGCGACGGGTCGACGAGTTGAATTCGTGCAACGAAACGTTGCACAGGCACCGGAGCCAGTCGTTCTCGGAACAGCGAGCATCGATGCGAAATCTGAAGAACGCGGCTGCACCGACCAGAGACGCGGGGACGATGTGTGGCGTAATGACGCGGGACGTCGGTGTTTCGCACCAGCAG GTTCGAACCCGAGATATCGGAATGGTAACCAGCACGCCGATAAAACAATCCCTACAGAGGAGTCGATTGCAGATCGAAGAAATCGTACCTGAAATAAAAGACCGGAGCACGTTGTTCGACAGTACCTCGTCGAGCTTCGACCGGCTCTATTCCCGCGACAGTTGGAGGTCCACTTTAACCCGTAGCCAACTGATGTACGAGGAAATAGCGCCGGAAACGAAGGCGAGAAATCGTTTGATAAGAAGCCCACTTCAAGTGGAATCGATTCCGCCGATCAGCCCTAAATTGGTCAGGGACGCGAGGAAATATCGGGATATCGGTGTAAATACGAGGAACAAGTTGAAGGACCTGGTACATAGCCGGTTCGTTATAGAGGACATATCACCAGAGGTGAAGAAAGAAGTTAGGAAAAGATCCATTGGTACCGCGACCAGTTTGAACATGAAAGACGTACTGACGAACGAGGACGTTACGGTGATCGTGGACGATGCGCTGAGGATTTATAAGAGCAGCCTGTTTAAGGACACCGCTTCCAGGGGAAGCCAGTGTACCCTCGACCAGGTAAAAATGATCGAGAAGAGAGATCAGTTTACTCAGATCGCGGAACCGTTCCGAATGAGGACGAACGTGGGTGTGATGGTGAAACCAAGGGTGTCTGAAATTGGAATCGAGGTTAGAACCGGTCCAGGTACGAGAAGCATCGCCGTCGGTCCGGATCCATTGGCTACTCAATCTCTGTCGCTTCATTCCTTGAACTCGAGGAGTCATTCGTTTAATTACGGTGAGAGTAATGTTAAAAGGAAAAGTACGAAATCCGTCGGCGTGATGGTCGACGATTTAATAAGGACCACGGTGAAGAGCACCGACACTTCCGGTCTGGCGCCTAAGAAACGGGAGTTCGGTACGTCgccgataaaaaagaaattcaccgACGTCTCGGTCGGCGAGTCGGTAAAACCGCACATTTCCATCTCCTGCGCGGCCAACTATTGCGATAACTGTAAGGAGACGATCAAAAATCTGGCCAAGCAAATCGTTAATAACGCGGAGAACAATATGAACCATCAGAATACTCAGAATCTTGTCTCGAGGATACCCAGGCCGTCGCATATTCCGTTGAACAACTCCGCTGATCAGAGGAGACAGTTTAAGCGACAGGACACTTATACCAAGATACCGGCTGCGGGTGTGATAAGATACGATGTTGATAACAAGGAGCACTATGACAACAGTAATCG tATCCAACAACTGCAAGGGGAGAAAGGTAAAGATGAGAAATCAGAGGACATATACACTGGAGAGAAACAAGCAGACAACGAAGAGAAGCATGAGCTTCCAGAATCTGCTCTGTTTCAACCGATACAAGAGAAACCTAGGAAAAAGGTTGAACCTACAAAGGAGATGCAAGCCGCCATGAAAGTTCTTAATGATAGTCTTAAAAAATCACCCAGCAAAAATATCTCCCATCAAATGAAAAATGCTATCAACATTATTCAGCAGGAATGGTTCAAAATCTCTAGCACTGTGAATGCTAATCCTTTAGAGGTCGAAGACTATCTGGATTGCTTCGAAGAATGCTCCAGCTGTTTATTAGAGTACATTGTTAACATGACTGATTCCAGTGGAAACACTGCAATGCATTATGCAGTTTCGCATGGAAATTTTGACGTTGTGTCTATACTGTTGGATTCGAAAGTCTGCGATATTAACAAAGCAAATGTGGCTGGATACACGGCTGTGATGTTGGCAGCTCTGGCTGAAGTCAGGAATTCTACCCATGCTTCAGTGGCCAACAGGTTGTTCCAACTTGCTGATGTTAATATCAGAGCAAAATTA CATGGTCAGACTGCTTTAATGCTAGCAGTATCTCATGGCCGCAAAGATATGACTCAGTTACTCTTGGATGCTGGAGCAGCGGTTAACATTCAAGACGAAGACGGCAGTACAGCCTTAATGTGCGCTGCAGAACACGGACACACTGATATTGTGCGATTGTTACTCGCGCATCCAGACTGTGATCCATCTATCGTTGACATAGATGGTAGTTCCGCTCTAAAAATTGCGTTAGAAGCGGGCAATCGGGACATCGGTGTGTTGCTATACGCTCACGAGCGTGTAAACAGAGGTACAAGTCCTTATTCGTCGATGAGACGAAGCAGTAGAAGAGGATCCAAGCCGACAACACCTACAGGTCCTTCTCCATCAGCGCCAGTCAGCCCTGCTCCATCACGAAGAGTTCATTCGTCAACCACGTCCCTGAACACATCAAAATATTCTTCTAAATAA